ACTTCCCTCCTTTTGACACGCCAACAACCCCGGCATCTCCTTCGGGAGTTACCGGGGTTGTCCTAAACCGCTCAGGTTTAAAAGCATGGCCCTCGAGTTATGATCACAACGTTATCGTAAGAAATATTGGATCTTATGTCAATAACTTTTTTGGGAGCATTTATTTTCTATTTTTATGTTTACAAAAGCATGTCCGGGGATTTAAACTATTCGCAGATTCACAATATAAGGGCTATGTATCCCGGGACACTTACGTGTGTTCTGGGACAACCCCGTCTCTTCTGAGGCGGGGTTATTTGTATTATGCAGTCGAATTGGGAGAAGAGAGGCGGTTGATGATCGTTGAGTACCCATTCTGTCATCGAATGTTTGGAAGGCATTCAGGCGTCGCGGCTGGGCAATATCCGCAACATTTATGTGTACCTCCCGCCCGGTTACCATGAGCAGACAGCTCGGCATTATCCGGTTCTGTACGTTCATGCGGGGCAGCGGGCTTTTGGTCCATCCCGGCCAGGCAATGAAACATGGATCAGGCAGCGGACGGACTAATTGCCTCCGGGCAGATTGAATCACTGATTATTGTCGGTATTGCACATGTCCGTCCAGTCACGCACAACGAATTCTACCACGACATTGCTCCTGAGAGAGAGGCCGTGAGTGTGGGGTGCTCAGGCATCGACTATGAGCATTTCATCATTCATGAGCTCAAACCGCTCATTGATCATCGATATCGGACGCTGCCGGATAAGTCGAATACCGGGTTGTTAGGTTCATCTGCCGCGGCGCTTTGTACATTGCACATGGGGATGCGAAATCCAGATGTTTTCGGAAAACTGATCATGATGTCGCCATTCTATGTGGATGTGCAGCTGGATGACACATTGGAAAGCGGACTGTTGGAAGAAAAAATGTACCGCTTGCCAGAAGAGGTACCCGACGTTCGAATGTGGATGGATATTGGAGATACAGAAGGTCTGTTTCTACCTTCTCAGGTCAGAAGGGTAGCTCATCAATTACTTGAACGCGGAGTAGGATCGGATGAGGAATTGGCATTTCTGGAACAGCAGGATGCCTGTCATCAGGAAGGTGACTGGGGAGCACGCGTTCATCTCCCGTTACTATACATGTTCGGCCACGTGGGTAAGCCCTCTTCGCTCAAACTGCTTGGAAGGGATGTCATCGGACTACAGGGTGGAATGACCGTGTGTATCAATGCGCAAATACACTACGAGAGCGGATTGGTTCAGAGTCTGCTGCATGGCAATTATACTTCAAGTGACCCGGGTGTCATCCAGGTTCGTTCGAGTGGAGAGCTGGTGCCTGTTGGTATTGGGAGTGCATCCATCACGCTAACTTTGGGGGAACTGTCTACTACACGCATCTACACGGTTGTTCCTGAATTGTCCACTCATGTGGAGGTCTGCATTCATGCAGAGGTAACCTCAGAGGAAGAGCCGGAGGAAACGATATATGGTGGGAAGGGCATGAAGCTTGTCCGTTTTGGTAAAGGTCGATATGAGGGTTGTTACCAAGTCCCGCGTGATAGTGGGTTCTCCTTCCGATTTACTCGCGGTTTCCGTCGTTTCGAGACCGATGTGGATGGCAAACCTATTGCCAATCGGGTATTTCGAGCGACAGATGATATGTCTGTGCATTACCTAATCCAATCCTGGGGCAGTACGTCAGCCAAAACGGGAACAGGAGGCCCAAAATGATCATTCCTTCATTCGCTCCAGTGCTGGACATTCCCTATTATTATCCCTGCAATTTCCCTCTGATTCATGAAGTGCTCCATCGACAAGGATCTATCACAAGTCTTGCACTGCTGGCGGCAAGTCGGTTGTACAGCCTTCCTTCGTGCGGGGATAACGGACTGGTGAAGCCTTATTTTCACAAACTGGATTACGTAGAGCCGATCTGGGAGATGTATGGTCAGCGGCAGCTGGACAGCTTCGAGGAAGGCAAGGCGGAGATCAGGCAGCATATCGGCGAAGGTGGGCTTTTTCTGGCTACAGGAACCAGTTATCATCTGCCTTACTGTGAGGATTATCAGAATCCCGAGTACATTCGCAAACACGTGAAGCAAGGCTCCCGACTGCATCTGGTAGATCATTGGATTGCCGTATATGGCTTGGAAGATGAGCATATTCACGTCTATGATCCCGTGCCCTCCAAGTATAAGGGAAAGGTTACTCAAGCAGCCTTTCATGATTTCTGGAAAGGGAACCAAAGCATACCCGAGCTTGCTCAGGCCAAGCGCAAAGAAGAACTCCGAACGTATGGAACCATGGACATTCGGGCGACTGTAAAGCTTGACTCTGCCGGGTACCGAGACATGTTGACTCAGGCGTTAACAACGCAGATTGAAGAGTTTCTGACAGGCCGGACGATTACACAAGGAGAGCGGAATTTTCATTTTGGACATGCGGTGTCTCTGCGGCTCTTAGATGCATTGCATGGGGCGAATGATGAGGATCAGGCCAATGAAATGTTAATATCGGGTCTGCTGTTTGATATGCGATGGAGTCGATATTTTCTTCGAGATCTTCTTCAGGAGTCTGTCTTATGGCTCGGTTCTCCATTTGATCAATATGCGAGAGAATTCAGCGAGATCATTGTACGTTGGGAGAAGGCCTATAATATGCTTCAGGTCAGTCGGATAAAGCAGCGTGAGCAGTGGAAAGTACAGCTAACAAGTGTAATTAAAATGTTGGTCACAGATGAATGGCAATGGTATGAGTCACTTCGACAGTCCATACCTCAGGCAGATTGCTTCCCACGTCAGGCCGTGTTAATGATTGGACAAAAACACAGGGAGGATTTGCTCCGTATCGTATTGGATAGTTGCCGGGAGTTAAACGCGTACCATAATACATCGATTCCACTTGGTGAGGGTGGTAACGCTCCACTGTACGGACGAAGTGGGCAACTGGATTCGTTGGAACTCGTGTCATTACTTGCAGTGGTAGAGCAGGGAATCGAAGATCGATGGGGAACAGGAAT
This Paenibacillus xylanexedens DNA region includes the following protein-coding sequences:
- a CDS encoding alpha/beta hydrolase, with protein sequence MDQAADGLIASGQIESLIIVGIAHVRPVTHNEFYHDIAPEREAVSVGCSGIDYEHFIIHELKPLIDHRYRTLPDKSNTGLLGSSAAALCTLHMGMRNPDVFGKLIMMSPFYVDVQLDDTLESGLLEEKMYRLPEEVPDVRMWMDIGDTEGLFLPSQVRRVAHQLLERGVGSDEELAFLEQQDACHQEGDWGARVHLPLLYMFGHVGKPSSLKLLGRDVIGLQGGMTVCINAQIHYESGLVQSLLHGNYTSSDPGVIQVRSSGELVPVGIGSASITLTLGELSTTRIYTVVPELSTHVEVCIHAEVTSEEEPEETIYGGKGMKLVRFGKGRYEGCYQVPRDSGFSFRFTRGFRRFETDVDGKPIANRVFRATDDMSVHYLIQSWGSTSAKTGTGGPK